A genomic window from Camelina sativa cultivar DH55 chromosome 2, Cs, whole genome shotgun sequence includes:
- the LOC104731941 gene encoding protein TORNADO 1-like isoform X2, producing the protein MESEPDQSFKDLSWFLQAIKDPQQTCFNLQTLYFSTFGNTTHCQLITDSSMNINVTRDNLTSLSQIFIELATSLDTHTSLRNLEFEGISWEIELLQSLGLLLDNTSKIKQLAFRKNRFSEQCLNELSEILKRNSCMKEIMFSESRIGNRGATLLGSALQVNDSLEELQIWEDSIGSKGAEELSKMIETNSSLRLFSIFDSSPFTATPLISAVLGMNRPMEVHVWSGDHKRDRSSKIVEFLPESNTLTIYQIDISGSCRVAAALGMNTTVRSLDMTGAKLNSRWAKEFRWVLEQNKTLREVKLSKTGLKDKAVVYVAAGLFKNKSLQSLYVDGNRFGSVGVEDLLCPLSRFSALQLQANITLRSIVFGSSKTKIGRDGLTAVLKMVTTNETVVHLGIHDDASLGPDDFVHIFKSLQKNSSLRRFSLQGCKGVRGDRVLEAITETLQINPLIEEIDLARTPLQDSGKADEIYQKLGHNGRKIDEAETDDSLKDMPLTEPKSIRAFLCGQDYAGKTTLCNSILQSSSSSGFPYVENVRTLMNPVEQAVSGMKIKTFKDEETKISIWNLAGQHEFVALHDFMFPNPSLFLIILSLFRKPSNKEPKTPAEVEEELQYWLRFIVSNSRKAVQQCMKTNVTIVLTHSDKISQQSESFQTTVGCIQRLRDKFQALVDFYPTVFTVDARSSPSVSRLTHHIRMTSKAILQRVPRVYQLCNDMVQLLSDWRSENSNKPIMRWKAFADLCQFKVPSLRIKSRNENIEIVETRRRAIATCLHQTGEVIYFDELGFLILDYEWFCGEVLAQLIKLDVRKQNTGERNGFVSRKELEKMLRSSLQSPIPGMTSKVLEHFDACDLVKMMKKVELCYEQDPSSPDTSLLVPSILEEGRGKTQKWQINTHDCVYSGRHLQCDDSSHMFLTAGFFPRLQVHLHNIIMELKNQHGATYSLEKHLIAITIHGINIRVELGGQLGNYIDVLACSTKSLTETLRLIHQLIIPAIQSSCQGVILLEHIIRPQCVQDLTPPRFRKTQFVSLQRLKEALSSVPAETMYDYQHIWDSVLDSGKTVLRAGFDLARNLLSDDDFREVLQRRYHDLHNLAQELQVPTDDPEADNHVSVTNELEKVDPSFGGIAKGLEAVLQRLKIIEQEIRDVKQEFQGMRYYEHRLLIQLHHKVNYLVNYNVQMDERKVPNMFYFIRAENYGRRLITAMVPGMVALRIHMLCEFRREMHVVEDQLGCDVMQIDNHAVKCLAPYMTNFMKLVTFALRIGANWAAGMGHMIPDLGHAIAHLANPAVMTGAAGAAGAIGVAAALGRNRGRDRDIQEQDQRAAQQWLIDYLREQNCSAGRDIAEKFGLWRVRYRDDGSIAWICKRHMITRANEVNQVPL; encoded by the exons ATGGAGTCAGAGCCAGACCAAAGCTTCAAAGACCTCTCATGGTTTCTTCAAGCAATCAAAGACCCACAACAAACTTGCTTCAATCTTCAAACCCTATATTTCTCCACTTTCGGAAACACCACGCATTGTCAGCTAATAACAGACAGCTCCATGAACATCAACGTCACCAGAGACAACCTCACTTCACTTTCCCAGATCTTCATCGAGCTAGCCACATCTTTAGATACGCATACATCTCTCAGGAACTTGGAGTTCGAAGGAATCTCTTGGGAAATCGAGCTGCTGCAGAGCCTTGGTTTGTTGTTAGACAACACCTCGAAGATAAAGCAGCTTGCTTTCAGAAAGAACAGGTTCAGTGAACAATGTCTTAACGAGCTCTCAGagattttgaaaagaaacaGCTGCATGAAAGAGATTATGTTCTCAGAATCGAGGATTGGAAACAGAGGAGCTACCCTTCTCGGGTCCGCTCTTCAGGTTAACGATTCGTTAGAGGAATTGCAGATTTGGGAAGACTCAATTGGGTCAAAAGGAGCTGAAGAGCTCTCGAAGATGATTGAAACCAACTCAAGTTTGAGACTTTTCTCCATTTTCGACTCCAGTCCTTTCACTGCGACGCCACTGATATCAGCTGTTTTGGGTATGAACAGACCGATGGAGGTTCAcgtgtggagtggagatcacaAACGAGACAGAAGCTCAAAGATCGTTGAGTTCTTACCTGAGAGCAACACTCTGACGATTTACCAGATTGACATTTCTGGTTCTTGCAGAGTCGCTGCAGCGTTGGGGATGAACACAACCGTGAGGTCTCTAGATATGACTGGTGCTAAGCTAAACTCGCGGTGGGCGAAAGAGTTTAGATGGGTTTTGGAACAGAACAAGACTCTTAGAGAAGTGAAACTTTCGAAAACCGGTCTTAAAGACAAAGCTGTTGTTTACGTTGCAGCTGGACTCTTTAAGAACAAGAGCTTGCAGAGTTTGTATGTTGATGGAAATCGTTTTGGGAGTGTTGGTGTCGAGGATTTGCTTTGTCCGTTGAGTAGGTTCTCTGCTCTGCAGCTACAAGCTAACATCACATTGAGGTCAATTGTGTTTGGTAGTTCCAAGACAAAGATTGGAAGAGATGGACTCACCGCGGTTTTAAAGATGGTGACAACAAACGAGACAGTGGTTCATCTCGGTATTCACGACGATGCGAGCCTTGGACCTGATGATTTCGTACATATCTTCAAGAGCTTGCAGAAGAACTCGTCTTTAAGACGGTTCTCGTTACAAGGATGCAAAGGGGTAAGAGGTGATAGAGTATTGGAGGCTATCACTGAGACATTGCAGATTAATCCATTGATTGAGGAAATTGATTTAGCGAGAACTCCGCTTCAAGATTCAGGGAAAGCAGATGAGATTTATCAGAAGCTGGGACACAATGGTAGGAAGATAGATGAAGCAGAGACGGATGATTCACTCAAGGATATGCCACTAACTGAGCCAAAGAGCATTAGAGCTTTCCTGTGTGGACAAGACTATGCAGGCAAGACAACGCTCTGCAATTCTATACTtcaaagttcatcttcttccgGTTTTCCTTATGTGGAGAATGTGAGAACTTTGATGAATCCTGTGGAGCAAGCTGTTAGTGGGATGAAAATAAAGACGTTCAAGGACGAGGAGACAAAGATCTCGATCTGGAATCTCGCAGGGCAGCACGAGTTTGTTGCTCTTCATGATTTTATGTTCCCAAACCCATCTCTCTTCTTGATCATATTGAGCTTGTTTAGGAAACCGAGCAACAAAGAACCTAAAACACCagcagaagtagaagaagagcttcaatACTGGCTTAGATTCATTGTTTCCAACTCGAGGAAAGCGGTCCAACAATGCATGAAAACGAATGTCACAATTGTTCTCACGCACTCCGACAAAATCAGTCAGCAATCTGAAAGCTTTCAGACAACTGTTGGTTGCATTCAGAGACTGAGAGACAAGTTTCAAGCATTAGTGGATTTTTATCCCACTGTTTTCACAGTTGATGCAAGATCATCTCCTTCGGTTAGTAGACTCACGCATCATATTCGGATGACTAGCAAAGCCATTCTTCAAAGAGTTCCTCGGGTTTATCAGCTCTGCAATGATATGGTACAGCTCTTATCAGACTGGAGGTCAGAGAATTCAAACAAACCTATTATGAGATGGAAAGCCTTTGCAGATCTCTGCCAGTTTAAGGTTCCTTCACTGAGAATAAAGTCTCGCAACGAGAACATTGAGATTGTTGAGACAAGGCGGCGAGCCATAGCCACATGCCTTCACCAAACAGGAGAGGTGATTTATTTTGATGAGTTGGGCTTTTTGATACTAGACTACGAGTGGTTTTGTGGTGAGGTTCTTGCTCAGTTGATAAAGCTTGATGTAAGAAAGCAAAACACCGGGGAAAGAAATGGATTTGTTAGCAGGAAAGAGCTAGAGAAGATGTTGAGAAGTAGTTTACAGAGTCCAATTCCAGGGATGACCTCAAAGGTACTTGAGCACTTTGATGCGTGTGACcttgtgaagatgatgaagaaagtaGAACTTTGCTATGAACAAGACCCTTCCAGTCCTGACACTTCATTGTTAGTCCCATCGATTCTAGAAGAAGGCAGAGGAAAGACACAGAAATGGCAGATAAACACACATGACTGTGTTTATTCAGGCCGGCATCTCCAGTGCGATGATTCAAGTCACATGTTTCTTACAGCGGGATTCTTCCCTCGTTTACAG GTGCATCTTCATAACATAATCATGGAACTGAAGAACCAACACGGAGCTACTTATAGTCTAGAGAAGCACCTCATCGCTATAACGATCCATGGCATTAACATTAGAGTGGAGCTTGGAGGACAGTTGGGAAATTACATTGATGTTCTTGCTTGTTCAACAAAGAGCTTGACAGAGACACTGAGGCTCATTCACCAGCTAATCATTCCGGCTATCCAGAGCAGCTGCCAAGGTGTAATCCTCCTTGAGCACATCATAAGACCACAATGTGTCCAG GACTTGACTCCACCGCGATTTCGAAAAACTCAGTTTGTTTCCCTCCAGAGACTAAAAGAAGCATTATCATCAGTTCCTGCAGAGACTATGTATGACTATCAACACATATGGGACTCTGTTCTAGATTCAGGTAAGACTGTTCTAAGAGCCGGATTTGATTTAGCCCGAAACCTCCTGTCTGATGATGATTTCAGAGAAGTATTGCAAAGAAGGTACCATGATCTGCACAACTTAGCCCAAGAACTACAAGTTCCCACCGACGACCCCGAAGCAGATAATCATGTATCGGTGACCAATGAGCTGGAAAAAGTTGATCCTAGCTTCGGTGGAATCGCCAAGGGACTAGAAGCAGTACTTCAGAGACTGAAGATTATCGAGCAAGAGATACGAGACGTGAAACAAGAGTTCCAAGGAATGAG ATACTATGAGCACAGACTTCTGATCCAGCTTCATCACAAAGTGAATTACCTTGTCAACTATAACGTCCAGATGGATGAAAGAAAAGTTCCAAACATGTTTTACTTCATCAGAGCAGAGAACTACGGGAGAAGACTGATCACAGCTATGGTTCCTGGCATGGTTGCTCTAAGGATACACATGTTATGCGAATTTAGACGTGAAATGCACGTCGTAGAAGATCAACTTGGGTGTGACGTGATGCAGATAGACAACCACGCTGTGAAGTGCTTGGCTCCATACATGACAAACTTCATGAAACTGGTGACTTTTGCATTGAGGATAGGAGCAAACTGGGCAGCTGGGATGGGGCACATGATACCTGACTTGGGCCATGCTATCGCTCACCTAGCCAACCCAGCTGTCATGACTGGAGCGGCCGGAGCTGCAGGAGCCATAGGGGTCGCTGCTGCATTGGGTAGGAACCGAGGCAGAGATAGAGATATTCAGGAGCAAGACCAAAGAGCAGCTCAACAGTGGCTCATCGATTACTTGAGGGAACAGAATTGCTCAGCCGGGAGGGATATTGCAGAAAAGTTTGGCCTGTGGCGAGTTAGATACAGAGATGATGGGTCCATCGCCTGGATCTGCAAACGGCATATGATCACCAGAGCCAATGAAGTCAACCAAGTTCCTCTCTAA
- the LOC104731941 gene encoding protein TORNADO 1-like isoform X1, giving the protein MESEPDQSFKDLSWFLQAIKDPQQTCFNLQTLYFSTFGNTTHCQLITDSSMNINVTRDNLTSLSQIFIELATSLDTHTSLRNLEFEGISWEIELLQSLGLLLDNTSKIKQLAFRKNRFSEQCLNELSEILKRNSCMKEIMFSESRIGNRGATLLGSALQVNDSLEELQIWEDSIGSKGAEELSKMIETNSSLRLFSIFDSSPFTATPLISAVLGMNRPMEVHVWSGDHKRDRSSKIVEFLPESNTLTIYQIDISGSCRVAAALGMNTTVRSLDMTGAKLNSRWAKEFRWVLEQNKTLREVKLSKTGLKDKAVVYVAAGLFKNKSLQSLYVDGNRFGSVGVEDLLCPLSRFSALQLQANITLRSIVFGSSKTKIGRDGLTAVLKMVTTNETVVHLGIHDDASLGPDDFVHIFKSLQKNSSLRRFSLQGCKGVRGDRVLEAITETLQINPLIEEIDLARTPLQDSGKADEIYQKLGHNGRKIDEAETDDSLKDMPLTEPKSIRAFLCGQDYAGKTTLCNSILQSSSSSGFPYVENVRTLMNPVEQAVSGMKIKTFKDEETKISIWNLAGQHEFVALHDFMFPNPSLFLIILSLFRKPSNKEPKTPAEVEEELQYWLRFIVSNSRKAVQQCMKTNVTIVLTHSDKISQQSESFQTTVGCIQRLRDKFQALVDFYPTVFTVDARSSPSVSRLTHHIRMTSKAILQRVPRVYQLCNDMVQLLSDWRSENSNKPIMRWKAFADLCQFKVPSLRIKSRNENIEIVETRRRAIATCLHQTGEVIYFDELGFLILDYEWFCGEVLAQLIKLDVRKQNTGERNGFVSRKELEKMLRSSLQSPIPGMTSKVLEHFDACDLVKMMKKVELCYEQDPSSPDTSLLVPSILEEGRGKTQKWQINTHDCVYSGRHLQCDDSSHMFLTAGFFPRLQVHLHNIIMELKNQHGATYSLEKHLIAITIHGINIRVELGGQLGNYIDVLACSTKSLTETLRLIHQLIIPAIQSSCQGVILLEHIIRPQCVQDLTPPRFRKTQFVSLQRLKEALSSVPAETMYDYQHIWDSVLDSGKTVLRAGFDLARNLLSDDDFREVLQRRYHDLHNLAQELQVPTDDPEADNHVSVTNELEKVDPSFGGIAKGLEAVLQRLKIIEQEIRDVKQEFQGMRYYEHRLLIQLHHKVNYLVNYNVQMDERKVPNMFYFIRAENYGRRLITAMVPGMVALRIHMLCEFRREMHVVEDQLGCDVMQIDNHAVKCLAPYMTNFMKLVTFALRIGANWAAGMGHMIPDLGHAIAHLANPAVMTGAAGAAGAIGVAAALGRNRGRDRDIQEQDQRAAQQWLIDYLREQNCSAGRDIAEKFGLWRVRYRDDGSIAWICKRHMITRANEVNQVPL; this is encoded by the exons ATGGAGTCAGAGCCAGACCAAAGCTTCAAAGACCTCTCATGGTTTCTTCAAGCAATCAAAGACCCACAACAAACTTGCTTCAATCTTCAAACCCTATATTTCTCCACTTTCGGAAACACCACGCATTGTCAGCTAATAACAGACAGCTCCATGAACATCAACGTCACCAGAGACAACCTCACTTCACTTTCCCAGATCTTCATCGAGCTAGCCACATCTTTAGATACGCATACATCTCTCAGGAACTTGGAGTTCGAAGGAATCTCTTGGGAAATCGAGCTGCTGCAGAGCCTTGGTTTGTTGTTAGACAACACCTCGAAGATAAAGCAGCTTGCTTTCAGAAAGAACAGGTTCAGTGAACAATGTCTTAACGAGCTCTCAGagattttgaaaagaaacaGCTGCATGAAAGAGATTATGTTCTCAGAATCGAGGATTGGAAACAGAGGAGCTACCCTTCTCGGGTCCGCTCTTCAGGTTAACGATTCGTTAGAGGAATTGCAGATTTGGGAAGACTCAATTGGGTCAAAAGGAGCTGAAGAGCTCTCGAAGATGATTGAAACCAACTCAAGTTTGAGACTTTTCTCCATTTTCGACTCCAGTCCTTTCACTGCGACGCCACTGATATCAGCTGTTTTGGGTATGAACAGACCGATGGAGGTTCAcgtgtggagtggagatcacaAACGAGACAGAAGCTCAAAGATCGTTGAGTTCTTACCTGAGAGCAACACTCTGACGATTTACCAGATTGACATTTCTGGTTCTTGCAGAGTCGCTGCAGCGTTGGGGATGAACACAACCGTGAGGTCTCTAGATATGACTGGTGCTAAGCTAAACTCGCGGTGGGCGAAAGAGTTTAGATGGGTTTTGGAACAGAACAAGACTCTTAGAGAAGTGAAACTTTCGAAAACCGGTCTTAAAGACAAAGCTGTTGTTTACGTTGCAGCTGGACTCTTTAAGAACAAGAGCTTGCAGAGTTTGTATGTTGATGGAAATCGTTTTGGGAGTGTTGGTGTCGAGGATTTGCTTTGTCCGTTGAGTAGGTTCTCTGCTCTGCAGCTACAAGCTAACATCACATTGAGGTCAATTGTGTTTGGTAGTTCCAAGACAAAGATTGGAAGAGATGGACTCACCGCGGTTTTAAAGATGGTGACAACAAACGAGACAGTGGTTCATCTCGGTATTCACGACGATGCGAGCCTTGGACCTGATGATTTCGTACATATCTTCAAGAGCTTGCAGAAGAACTCGTCTTTAAGACGGTTCTCGTTACAAGGATGCAAAGGGGTAAGAGGTGATAGAGTATTGGAGGCTATCACTGAGACATTGCAGATTAATCCATTGATTGAGGAAATTGATTTAGCGAGAACTCCGCTTCAAGATTCAGGGAAAGCAGATGAGATTTATCAGAAGCTGGGACACAATGGTAGGAAGATAGATGAAGCAGAGACGGATGATTCACTCAAGGATATGCCACTAACTGAGCCAAAGAGCATTAGAGCTTTCCTGTGTGGACAAGACTATGCAGGCAAGACAACGCTCTGCAATTCTATACTtcaaagttcatcttcttccgGTTTTCCTTATGTGGAGAATGTGAGAACTTTGATGAATCCTGTGGAGCAAGCTGTTAGTGGGATGAAAATAAAGACGTTCAAGGACGAGGAGACAAAGATCTCGATCTGGAATCTCGCAGGGCAGCACGAGTTTGTTGCTCTTCATGATTTTATGTTCCCAAACCCATCTCTCTTCTTGATCATATTGAGCTTGTTTAGGAAACCGAGCAACAAAGAACCTAAAACACCagcagaagtagaagaagagcttcaatACTGGCTTAGATTCATTGTTTCCAACTCGAGGAAAGCGGTCCAACAATGCATGAAAACGAATGTCACAATTGTTCTCACGCACTCCGACAAAATCAGTCAGCAATCTGAAAGCTTTCAGACAACTGTTGGTTGCATTCAGAGACTGAGAGACAAGTTTCAAGCATTAGTGGATTTTTATCCCACTGTTTTCACAGTTGATGCAAGATCATCTCCTTCGGTTAGTAGACTCACGCATCATATTCGGATGACTAGCAAAGCCATTCTTCAAAGAGTTCCTCGGGTTTATCAGCTCTGCAATGATATGGTACAGCTCTTATCAGACTGGAGGTCAGAGAATTCAAACAAACCTATTATGAGATGGAAAGCCTTTGCAGATCTCTGCCAGTTTAAGGTTCCTTCACTGAGAATAAAGTCTCGCAACGAGAACATTGAGATTGTTGAGACAAGGCGGCGAGCCATAGCCACATGCCTTCACCAAACAGGAGAGGTGATTTATTTTGATGAGTTGGGCTTTTTGATACTAGACTACGAGTGGTTTTGTGGTGAGGTTCTTGCTCAGTTGATAAAGCTTGATGTAAGAAAGCAAAACACCGGGGAAAGAAATGGATTTGTTAGCAGGAAAGAGCTAGAGAAGATGTTGAGAAGTAGTTTACAGAGTCCAATTCCAGGGATGACCTCAAAGGTACTTGAGCACTTTGATGCGTGTGACcttgtgaagatgatgaagaaagtaGAACTTTGCTATGAACAAGACCCTTCCAGTCCTGACACTTCATTGTTAGTCCCATCGATTCTAGAAGAAGGCAGAGGAAAGACACAGAAATGGCAGATAAACACACATGACTGTGTTTATTCAGGCCGGCATCTCCAGTGCGATGATTCAAGTCACATGTTTCTTACAGCGGGATTCTTCCCTCGTTTACAG GTGCATCTTCATAACATAATCATGGAACTGAAGAACCAACACGGAGCTACTTATAGTCTAGAGAAGCACCTCATCGCTATAACGATCCATGGCATTAACATTAGAGTGGAGCTTGGAGGACAGTTGGGAAATTACATTGATGTTCTTGCTTGTTCAACAAAGAGCTTGACAGAGACACTGAGGCTCATTCACCAGCTAATCATTCCGGCTATCCAGAGCAGCTGCCAAGGTGTAATCCTCCTTGAGCACATCATAAGACCACAATGTGTCCAGGACTTGACTCCACCACGATTTCGAAAAACTCAG TTTGTTTCCCTCCAGAGACTAAAAGAAGCATTATCATCAGTTCCTGCAGAGACTATGTATGACTATCAACACATATGGGACTCTGTTCTAGATTCAGGTAAGACTGTTCTAAGAGCCGGATTTGATTTAGCCCGAAACCTCCTGTCTGATGATGATTTCAGAGAAGTATTGCAAAGAAGGTACCATGATCTGCACAACTTAGCCCAAGAACTACAAGTTCCCACCGACGACCCCGAAGCAGATAATCATGTATCGGTGACCAATGAGCTGGAAAAAGTTGATCCTAGCTTCGGTGGAATCGCCAAGGGACTAGAAGCAGTACTTCAGAGACTGAAGATTATCGAGCAAGAGATACGAGACGTGAAACAAGAGTTCCAAGGAATGAG ATACTATGAGCACAGACTTCTGATCCAGCTTCATCACAAAGTGAATTACCTTGTCAACTATAACGTCCAGATGGATGAAAGAAAAGTTCCAAACATGTTTTACTTCATCAGAGCAGAGAACTACGGGAGAAGACTGATCACAGCTATGGTTCCTGGCATGGTTGCTCTAAGGATACACATGTTATGCGAATTTAGACGTGAAATGCACGTCGTAGAAGATCAACTTGGGTGTGACGTGATGCAGATAGACAACCACGCTGTGAAGTGCTTGGCTCCATACATGACAAACTTCATGAAACTGGTGACTTTTGCATTGAGGATAGGAGCAAACTGGGCAGCTGGGATGGGGCACATGATACCTGACTTGGGCCATGCTATCGCTCACCTAGCCAACCCAGCTGTCATGACTGGAGCGGCCGGAGCTGCAGGAGCCATAGGGGTCGCTGCTGCATTGGGTAGGAACCGAGGCAGAGATAGAGATATTCAGGAGCAAGACCAAAGAGCAGCTCAACAGTGGCTCATCGATTACTTGAGGGAACAGAATTGCTCAGCCGGGAGGGATATTGCAGAAAAGTTTGGCCTGTGGCGAGTTAGATACAGAGATGATGGGTCCATCGCCTGGATCTGCAAACGGCATATGATCACCAGAGCCAATGAAGTCAACCAAGTTCCTCTCTAA